A single window of Vibrio sp. HB236076 DNA harbors:
- the sppA gene encoding signal peptide peptidase SppA translates to MKTLFRSIGWLFKSLWRVINFVRIALTNLFFFGLVALIYLAFHFSSPSESNPITKQSALVLNLSGPIVEQSRFINPASSLTRSLMGDELPQENVLWDVVSTLRHAKDDESISGLVLSLHDLPETNLTKLRYIAKAINEFKASGKPVYAVGDNYNQSQYYLASYADKVYLSSDGGVYLKGYKAYSLFYKSLLEKLDVSTHVFRVGTYKSAVEPFLRDDMSPEAKQASTRWVGQLWDGYVQDVSHNRQIDEQQLNPSMDEFLADFANAKGSLAELAMSKGLVDQLATRQEVRHQLAQQFGSNGKDSYQAIGYYQYKSTIAEPTPHSKRVAVIVASGAIVDGTQPAGQVGGDTLANRLRKAKNDDDIKAVVLRVDSPGGSAFASEVIRNEILALKQAGKPVVVSMSSLAASGGYWISMSADKIIAQPTTLTGSIGIFSVITTFEKGLNKLGVFTDGVGTSPFSGDGLTQGLSEGAQQAMQLAINHGYQRFTQLVSDNRQLPMADMDAIAEGRVWTGQDALQRGLVDQIGDFDDAINQAAQLAELTDGDYSVDFMKTPLSTTERLLQQLVLSVSAHIGVSVQSWVPDALVSPLTQISQDAQLLSQFNDPKGIYTYCLNCQVK, encoded by the coding sequence ATGAAAACTTTGTTTCGTTCAATCGGCTGGTTGTTTAAGAGCCTTTGGCGAGTGATAAATTTCGTGCGTATTGCACTAACGAACCTATTCTTTTTTGGCTTAGTGGCGTTAATTTACCTCGCGTTTCATTTTTCGTCTCCTTCCGAGTCGAACCCCATAACCAAACAATCAGCCCTAGTGCTCAACCTCTCTGGCCCCATTGTTGAACAAAGCCGCTTTATCAATCCCGCCAGCAGCCTTACCCGTTCGTTAATGGGCGATGAACTGCCACAAGAAAACGTGCTATGGGATGTGGTGAGTACATTGCGCCACGCCAAAGACGATGAATCGATTTCCGGCTTGGTGCTGAGCTTGCACGATTTACCAGAAACCAACTTGACCAAACTGCGCTATATCGCCAAAGCCATTAATGAATTTAAAGCCAGTGGCAAACCGGTTTACGCGGTTGGCGATAATTACAATCAGAGCCAGTATTATCTGGCCAGCTACGCCGATAAGGTTTACTTATCCTCTGATGGCGGCGTGTACCTAAAAGGCTACAAAGCCTACTCGCTGTTTTACAAATCCCTACTTGAAAAGCTTGACGTATCCACTCACGTGTTTCGAGTCGGCACTTACAAATCTGCAGTGGAGCCCTTCTTACGCGATGACATGTCCCCAGAAGCCAAGCAAGCCTCCACGCGTTGGGTGGGGCAACTTTGGGATGGCTATGTCCAAGATGTCAGTCACAACCGACAAATTGATGAACAACAGCTCAACCCGAGTATGGATGAGTTCTTAGCCGATTTTGCCAACGCCAAAGGCAGCCTTGCTGAGCTGGCCATGTCGAAAGGCTTGGTTGACCAATTGGCCACCCGACAAGAGGTTCGCCATCAGCTTGCGCAACAATTTGGTAGCAATGGCAAAGACAGTTATCAAGCCATTGGTTATTACCAATATAAGTCGACCATTGCAGAACCCACGCCACATAGCAAGCGCGTCGCCGTTATCGTGGCGAGCGGTGCCATCGTCGACGGCACGCAACCGGCTGGCCAAGTCGGTGGCGATACCCTGGCCAACCGCCTGCGCAAAGCCAAAAATGATGACGACATCAAAGCCGTGGTATTGCGTGTCGACAGCCCTGGCGGTAGTGCTTTTGCATCTGAAGTGATCCGCAACGAAATCCTAGCGCTTAAGCAAGCCGGTAAACCTGTGGTGGTGTCCATGTCGAGTCTCGCAGCTTCTGGCGGCTATTGGATTTCGATGAGTGCCGATAAAATCATCGCCCAGCCCACTACGCTGACTGGCTCAATTGGCATCTTTAGTGTGATTACCACCTTTGAAAAAGGCCTAAACAAACTCGGTGTCTTTACCGATGGTGTAGGCACCTCGCCATTTTCTGGTGACGGTCTCACACAAGGATTGTCAGAAGGTGCACAACAAGCAATGCAATTGGCCATTAATCACGGTTATCAACGTTTCACCCAATTAGTGTCTGACAATCGTCAATTGCCAATGGCCGACATGGATGCCATTGCCGAAGGGCGAGTCTGGACGGGACAAGATGCGTTGCAACGCGGTTTGGTGGATCAAATCGGCGACTTTGATGATGCGATCAATCAAGCGGCACAATTGGCTGAGCTCACCGACGGTGACTACTCGGTCGACTTTATGAAAACACCGCTGTCCACCACAGAGCGTTTGTTGCAGCAACTCGTCCTATCGGTTTCTGCTCATATCGGCGTCTCGGTACAAAGTTGGGTACCTGATGCGCTGGTCTCACCGCTGACGCAAATCTCGCAAGATGCCCAGTTACTGAGTCAATTTAACGACCCCAAAGGCATCTATACCTATTGCTTAAATTGCCAGGTCAAGTGA
- a CDS encoding ABC transporter substrate-binding protein encodes MNKMKHLIGASAMAAMLASQAWAGELVINSDQADPAPKAAWAEVIKRFEAANPDITVKYNLYDKEAYKTTIRNWLVTSPPDVVFWYAGNRMKTFVDRGLFEDVSDIWNSQGMKEDYKSSLPAMTVQDKQWGVPYTYYQWGMYYRKDLFAKYNIDQPTTWQEFKDAAATLKSHDIAPFAIGTKYLWTAAGWFDYLNLRTNGLDFHIQLMDGTIPYTDERVKKTFENWKQLIEPGYYLKNHASYSWQEAQPFLYNGEAAMYLIGNFITPNFPKELAGKMGYFPFPVIDPSVPMAEDAPMDTIHIPAKAKNKADARKFLEFVATPEIQTLVNAKLLQIPTNSKAQPADDEFLNIGVKVLKEASGTAQFYDRDTDPAMAKAGMKGFQEFMVKPERMEQILNRLEKTRQRIYK; translated from the coding sequence ATGAACAAGATGAAACACCTCATTGGGGCAAGTGCCATGGCGGCGATGTTGGCAAGCCAGGCATGGGCGGGTGAGTTGGTCATTAACTCGGATCAGGCTGACCCGGCACCGAAAGCGGCATGGGCGGAAGTGATCAAACGCTTTGAAGCGGCTAACCCCGACATTACGGTCAAATACAACCTCTACGATAAAGAAGCGTATAAAACGACGATTCGCAATTGGCTGGTGACTTCGCCGCCCGATGTGGTGTTTTGGTACGCGGGTAACCGAATGAAAACCTTTGTCGACCGCGGTCTTTTTGAAGATGTCAGTGATATTTGGAACTCACAAGGTATGAAGGAAGACTATAAGTCATCCCTGCCAGCAATGACGGTTCAAGATAAACAATGGGGCGTACCATACACTTACTATCAATGGGGGATGTATTACCGCAAAGATCTGTTTGCTAAGTACAATATTGACCAGCCAACCACTTGGCAAGAGTTTAAAGACGCGGCGGCGACCTTGAAATCCCACGATATAGCCCCTTTCGCTATTGGGACCAAATATTTGTGGACGGCAGCCGGATGGTTTGATTATCTCAATTTGCGCACCAATGGTTTGGATTTTCACATTCAGTTGATGGATGGCACCATTCCTTATACCGATGAGCGAGTCAAAAAAACCTTTGAAAACTGGAAGCAATTGATCGAGCCCGGGTATTACCTAAAAAATCACGCCTCTTACTCTTGGCAAGAGGCACAGCCTTTCTTGTACAACGGCGAGGCAGCCATGTACCTGATTGGTAACTTTATTACCCCGAACTTCCCGAAAGAGCTAGCAGGAAAAATGGGTTACTTCCCATTCCCGGTGATTGATCCGTCCGTGCCAATGGCAGAAGACGCGCCGATGGACACCATTCATATTCCCGCTAAAGCGAAAAACAAGGCCGATGCACGCAAGTTCTTGGAATTTGTCGCGACCCCAGAAATTCAGACCTTGGTCAATGCCAAGCTGTTACAAATCCCGACCAACAGCAAAGCGCAGCCGGCAGATGATGAGTTCTTAAATATCGGTGTGAAAGTGCTAAAAGAAGCCAGTGGTACGGCGCAATTCTACGACCGCGATACTGACCCCGCGATGGCAAAAGCTGGTATGAAAGGCTTCCAAGAGTTTATGGTGAAACCTGAGCGCATGGAGCAAATCTTAAATCGCCTGGAGAAAACGCGTCAACGCATTTACAAGTAA
- a CDS encoding carbohydrate ABC transporter permease: protein MYPQAIQKSGTLANISYRMALPITIVLWLLPLIAVMMTSIRSIEDINKGNYWGWPTDIQMVENYTQVFTATPMGQYLLNSLLITLPAVFGAICLSTLAGFALAKYRFKGNLWIFALFIAGNFVPFQILMIPVRDLTIGLGLYDSHWALIAFHIAFQSGFCTLFMRNFIVGIPDALIEAARVEGVSEWRIFWHIVLPLVRPALAALAVLVFTFIWNDYFWALVLVQSDEVRPVTAGLSALKGQWLASWQFMSAGAIVAAIPPVVLFFTMQKHFIAGLTLGATKG, encoded by the coding sequence ATGTACCCACAAGCAATACAAAAATCTGGAACACTGGCCAACATCAGTTATCGGATGGCTTTGCCTATCACCATTGTTTTATGGTTATTGCCTTTGATCGCCGTGATGATGACCTCAATTCGCTCGATTGAAGACATCAACAAGGGCAATTATTGGGGATGGCCGACCGACATTCAAATGGTCGAAAATTATACACAAGTTTTTACCGCAACGCCGATGGGGCAATACTTGCTCAATAGTTTACTGATTACCTTACCTGCGGTTTTTGGTGCGATTTGTCTATCCACGTTAGCCGGCTTTGCACTGGCAAAATACCGTTTCAAAGGCAATCTGTGGATCTTCGCTTTGTTCATTGCGGGCAACTTTGTTCCTTTCCAAATCCTGATGATCCCAGTGCGAGATTTAACCATAGGTTTGGGCTTATACGACAGCCACTGGGCGTTAATTGCGTTTCACATCGCATTCCAATCAGGGTTTTGTACCTTGTTTATGCGCAACTTTATTGTCGGCATTCCCGATGCCTTGATCGAGGCGGCGCGGGTTGAAGGGGTCAGTGAATGGCGCATTTTTTGGCACATTGTGTTACCGCTGGTCAGGCCGGCGCTGGCGGCTTTAGCTGTCTTGGTGTTTACCTTTATTTGGAATGATTACTTTTGGGCTTTGGTCCTAGTACAAAGTGATGAGGTCAGGCCGGTCACTGCAGGCTTGAGCGCACTCAAAGGACAATGGCTCGCCTCTTGGCAGTTCATGTCGGCTGGGGCGATTGTCGCAGCAATTCCTCCTGTCGTGCTGTTTTTTACCATGCAAAAACATTTTATTGCTGGGCTGACTTTGGGCGCAACCAAAGGCTAG
- a CDS encoding carbohydrate ABC transporter permease encodes MDSSMNATYPKKRIKATPNKRTLSSGILPWVFLMPSLLVFGLYVLYPIIQSISLSFYQWDGLGEKIWVGLDNYRELFQSDAFYTSLKNNFIWLVFFMLAPPIGLMIALFLNQQIVGIRAVKALFFFPFVISQVVVGVVFAWFYDPSFGLFNIALGWFGIEPISILADEDYVTYGIIAAGLWPQISYCMILYLTGLNNLDPEQIEAARLDGAKRLKMLWYVVIPQLRPATFIAIVVTVIGALRSFDLVATMTSGGPWGSSSVLAYQMYEESIFNYRMGYGASVSVVLFLIMDIYIAYFLWRMLRSEK; translated from the coding sequence ATGGACAGTTCAATGAATGCGACTTACCCCAAAAAGCGCATCAAGGCAACGCCGAACAAACGAACCTTGTCGAGTGGGATACTGCCTTGGGTGTTTTTAATGCCAAGCTTATTGGTGTTCGGACTCTACGTGCTATACCCGATTATACAGAGCATTTCGCTGAGCTTTTATCAGTGGGATGGCCTTGGCGAAAAGATATGGGTGGGGCTGGATAATTACCGAGAACTCTTTCAATCAGACGCTTTCTATACGTCGTTAAAAAACAACTTTATTTGGCTGGTGTTTTTTATGCTCGCGCCGCCAATTGGCCTGATGATTGCCTTGTTTCTCAATCAACAAATCGTGGGCATTCGCGCGGTAAAAGCGCTGTTTTTTTTCCCGTTTGTTATTTCGCAAGTGGTTGTTGGCGTTGTCTTTGCCTGGTTTTATGATCCTTCTTTTGGCTTGTTTAACATTGCGTTAGGTTGGTTTGGCATCGAACCGATTTCTATTCTCGCCGATGAAGATTATGTCACTTATGGCATTATTGCCGCTGGCTTATGGCCGCAAATTTCCTATTGCATGATCTTGTATCTCACCGGGTTAAACAACCTCGATCCAGAGCAAATCGAAGCGGCGCGTCTCGATGGTGCCAAGCGTTTAAAAATGTTGTGGTATGTAGTGATCCCGCAACTTCGTCCGGCCACTTTTATTGCCATTGTCGTGACCGTGATTGGGGCATTGCGCTCTTTTGACCTGGTCGCCACCATGACATCAGGCGGCCCTTGGGGCAGTTCGAGTGTCCTGGCGTATCAAATGTACGAAGAGTCAATCTTTAACTACCGCATGGGTTATGGTGCTTCTGTGTCCGTCGTGCTGTTTTTAATTATGGATATTTACATCGCCTATTTCTTGTGGCGTATGTTAAGGAGTGAAAAATAA
- the ansA gene encoding asparaginase, producing MARKHIYIAYTGGTIGMQKSAHGYVPVAGFMETQLKNMPEFHRSEMPEYTIHEYAPLIDSSDMTPADWQQIADDIQSNYDKYDGFVILHGTDTMAYTASALSFMLENLAKPVIVTGSQIPLAELRSDGQANLLNALHIAANYPINEVTLFFNNQLMRGNRSTKSHADGFNAFTSPNLPPLLEAGINIQVSNNIEVNRLPSGPFKVHQITPQPIGVITMYPGISHEVIRNTLRQPVNAMILLTFGVGNAPQNPELLAHLKEASERGVIVVNLTQCLAGKVNMGGYATGCALAEAGVISGYDMTPEAALAKLHYLLSQDLSYEEIKQEMQRVLRGEMSL from the coding sequence ATGGCTAGAAAACACATTTATATCGCTTACACAGGCGGCACGATTGGCATGCAAAAATCGGCTCACGGCTATGTGCCGGTGGCTGGTTTTATGGAAACTCAGCTAAAAAACATGCCTGAGTTTCACCGCTCAGAAATGCCCGAATACACCATTCATGAATATGCGCCGCTTATCGATTCGTCTGATATGACGCCAGCCGATTGGCAACAAATCGCCGATGATATCCAATCTAACTACGACAAATACGACGGTTTTGTCATCTTACACGGCACCGACACCATGGCTTACACGGCTTCGGCGCTCTCCTTTATGTTGGAAAATTTGGCCAAGCCTGTCATCGTCACCGGCTCGCAAATTCCATTGGCGGAGTTGCGCTCGGATGGCCAAGCCAACTTGTTAAACGCTCTGCATATTGCGGCAAATTACCCGATCAATGAAGTGACCTTGTTTTTCAACAATCAGTTGATGCGCGGCAATCGCAGCACCAAATCCCACGCTGACGGTTTTAACGCCTTTACGTCACCAAACTTGCCTCCCCTACTTGAAGCGGGGATCAACATTCAGGTAAGCAATAATATTGAAGTCAACAGGCTGCCATCTGGGCCATTTAAAGTGCATCAAATTACCCCGCAACCGATTGGGGTGATCACCATGTACCCTGGTATATCGCATGAAGTGATCCGCAACACACTGCGTCAGCCAGTCAATGCGATGATTCTACTGACCTTCGGTGTCGGCAACGCGCCGCAAAACCCAGAATTGCTCGCCCACCTCAAAGAAGCCTCAGAGCGTGGCGTGATCGTGGTCAACCTTACCCAGTGCTTGGCAGGCAAGGTCAACATGGGCGGTTATGCCACAGGCTGTGCGCTTGCCGAGGCAGGCGTGATCAGCGGCTACGACATGACCCCAGAAGCTGCCTTGGCCAAGCTGCATTACTTGTTGAGCCAAGACTTATCTTATGAAGAGATCAAACAAGAAATGCAGCGCGTTTTGCGCGGTGAAATGAGTTTGTAA
- a CDS encoding NADPH-dependent 2,4-dienoyl-CoA reductase, with protein sequence MYSSLFQPLDLGFTSLKNRILMGSMHTGLEEDKQDLSRLAHFYELRAQAGVGLIVTGGFSPNLRGRLTPFSAQFSHPKHVTRHRVVTDAVHRHQGKIALQLLHAGRYAMHPFCQSATEMRAPIAKFAPSAMTERQILATIKDFAHSAALAREAGYDGVEIMGSEGYLINQFLCQRTNQRYDDWGRDREGRERFALAIVDAVRQAVGRDFIVIFRLSMLDLVEQGNRFEDVLHLAKQLESKGVTMINTGIGWHESRIPTIATSVPQGAFTWVTEKVKPHLTVPVITCNRITQPEHANRLIEEGVADMVSMARPFLADPQWVEKASQGQAEHINTCIGCNQSCLDKVFSGQRASCLLNPFACHETEKVLRPAEQKKRIAVVGAGPAGLACATTLAKRGHEVDLFERNDRIGGQFRLAMQIPDKRDFREAIRYFAHQIELTGVNLLLGQSPSLAQLQTYQGVVFATGVKPRDIDLPGAKDSPLVIDYQTFLRERPPLGNKVAVVGAGGIGIDVATLLTEPDNQPVDDWLESWGIDKTYRYRGGLLPTEAVPSSRQVWLLQRSAGMVGRGPGKTTGWVYKRLLEKRGVKMQNQVRYLGIDQQGLHIERDGKVQCLDVDQVILCAGQEPNVPFSEQQMASLSDCHHIGGVLDASGVDAARAIAEGVDLALTL encoded by the coding sequence ATGTATTCCTCATTATTTCAGCCGTTAGATTTAGGTTTTACGTCGTTAAAAAATCGCATTTTGATGGGCTCGATGCACACGGGCTTAGAAGAAGACAAGCAGGATCTCAGTCGTTTAGCGCACTTCTATGAATTGAGAGCCCAAGCTGGCGTTGGGTTGATTGTCACGGGTGGCTTTTCCCCCAATTTGCGCGGTCGATTGACGCCGTTTAGTGCTCAGTTTAGTCATCCTAAACACGTCACTCGTCATCGTGTGGTAACCGATGCCGTCCACCGACATCAAGGAAAAATTGCCTTACAGCTCTTGCACGCAGGGCGCTATGCCATGCACCCTTTTTGTCAGAGCGCAACCGAAATGCGCGCGCCCATTGCCAAATTTGCTCCCTCGGCCATGACGGAGCGACAGATTTTAGCCACCATCAAAGACTTTGCGCACTCTGCGGCTCTCGCCAGAGAGGCGGGATACGATGGGGTGGAAATCATGGGTTCAGAAGGTTACCTCATTAATCAATTTCTCTGTCAACGAACCAATCAAAGATACGATGATTGGGGGCGAGATCGCGAGGGCAGAGAGCGTTTTGCCTTGGCGATTGTCGATGCTGTGCGCCAAGCGGTAGGGCGAGATTTCATCGTCATTTTTCGCCTGTCAATGTTGGATTTGGTTGAACAGGGCAATCGCTTTGAAGACGTACTCCATTTGGCTAAGCAACTGGAGTCAAAAGGCGTTACCATGATCAATACCGGCATTGGTTGGCATGAGTCGCGTATCCCAACCATCGCCACCAGTGTCCCGCAAGGCGCGTTTACTTGGGTGACCGAAAAAGTCAAACCGCATTTAACAGTGCCGGTGATTACCTGTAACCGCATTACGCAACCCGAACACGCCAACCGCCTGATCGAAGAGGGGGTGGCTGACATGGTGTCGATGGCAAGGCCATTTCTTGCCGACCCACAATGGGTGGAAAAAGCGTCTCAGGGGCAGGCTGAACACATTAACACTTGCATTGGCTGTAATCAGTCGTGTTTGGATAAGGTGTTTAGTGGCCAGCGCGCCAGTTGCTTACTCAACCCTTTTGCTTGCCATGAAACGGAAAAAGTGCTGAGGCCGGCCGAGCAAAAAAAACGCATTGCCGTTGTCGGAGCTGGGCCGGCGGGCTTGGCCTGTGCGACCACGTTGGCCAAGCGAGGCCATGAAGTGGATCTTTTTGAGCGCAATGATCGCATCGGTGGTCAGTTTCGACTGGCGATGCAAATCCCCGATAAACGCGATTTTAGAGAAGCGATACGCTATTTTGCTCATCAAATTGAATTGACGGGGGTGAATTTATTGCTGGGACAAAGCCCGTCGTTAGCGCAATTGCAAACTTATCAAGGCGTGGTGTTTGCCACGGGAGTGAAACCAAGAGACATTGATTTACCAGGGGCAAAAGATTCCCCCTTAGTCATCGATTATCAAACTTTTTTACGAGAACGGCCCCCCTTGGGTAACAAGGTGGCGGTGGTGGGGGCTGGCGGTATAGGTATCGATGTCGCGACCCTGTTAACCGAGCCAGACAATCAGCCTGTTGACGATTGGTTGGAAAGTTGGGGCATTGATAAAACCTATCGTTATCGCGGGGGCTTATTGCCGACAGAAGCGGTGCCCTCATCTAGGCAAGTGTGGTTGTTGCAGCGCAGTGCGGGGATGGTTGGCCGAGGCCCTGGTAAAACCACAGGTTGGGTCTACAAACGGTTGTTAGAAAAACGCGGTGTGAAGATGCAAAATCAAGTGCGCTATCTGGGGATTGACCAACAGGGCCTTCACATCGAACGCGATGGCAAAGTGCAATGCTTAGACGTTGACCAAGTGATTCTCTGTGCTGGACAAGAACCTAATGTGCCTTTTTCTGAGCAGCAAATGGCATCGTTGTCCGATTGTCATCACATCGGGGGAGTGTTAGACGCTAGCGGCGTCGATGCGGCGCGCGCGATTGCCGAGGGCGTTGATTTAGCGCTAACACTTTAG
- a CDS encoding ABC transporter ATP-binding protein — MAEIIMKNVVKRFDKVETIHGVDLEINNGEFVVFVGPSGCGKSTLLRMIAGLEDITEGELYFDGQRINERDPAERGVAMVFQSYALYPHMTVAENMGFGLKMNGVDKNTIAEHVQQAAKTLQLEAYLERKPKALSGGQRQRVAIGRAIVRNPEVFLFDEPLSNLDAELRVDMRLQIAKLHQDLGNTMIYVTHDQVEAMTLADKIVVLRAGNIEQVGSPLELYHRPNNDFVAGFIGSPKMNFIPTTVIDNQPGRLTLATPDQHQLHLPCHSATLKTGDNIRVGIRPEHLNIDTALDVSLPFQSEVVERLGNGTYLFGQSCGVDGFKVYLPGDQAVAHFQSLSLTCAYQHLHFFDHSGQRLELDLHAENPSPQPVHV, encoded by the coding sequence ATGGCAGAAATTATAATGAAAAACGTGGTGAAACGATTTGATAAGGTGGAAACCATTCACGGTGTCGACCTTGAGATTAACAATGGCGAATTTGTGGTGTTTGTCGGCCCATCTGGTTGTGGTAAATCCACGCTGTTGCGCATGATTGCCGGCCTAGAAGACATTACCGAAGGTGAGTTGTACTTTGATGGTCAGCGCATCAATGAGCGAGATCCCGCAGAGCGCGGGGTCGCCATGGTCTTTCAATCTTACGCCCTCTACCCTCACATGACGGTCGCGGAAAACATGGGATTTGGCTTAAAGATGAATGGCGTCGACAAAAACACCATTGCCGAACACGTTCAACAGGCGGCGAAAACTCTGCAGCTCGAAGCGTATCTCGAACGCAAACCCAAAGCACTCTCGGGGGGGCAACGTCAACGTGTCGCGATCGGCCGTGCCATTGTGCGCAATCCAGAGGTATTTTTATTTGATGAGCCACTGTCAAACCTAGACGCAGAACTCAGAGTCGACATGCGCTTGCAAATTGCCAAATTACACCAAGATTTGGGCAATACCATGATTTACGTCACCCATGATCAAGTCGAAGCCATGACACTGGCCGACAAAATCGTGGTGCTGCGCGCCGGTAACATCGAGCAAGTCGGCAGCCCACTCGAGCTGTATCATCGCCCCAATAATGACTTTGTCGCCGGTTTCATCGGTTCACCGAAAATGAATTTTATTCCAACGACCGTCATTGACAATCAGCCCGGCCGTTTGACGCTGGCAACCCCAGATCAACACCAGCTTCACTTGCCTTGCCACTCAGCGACACTAAAAACCGGTGATAACATTCGCGTCGGTATACGCCCTGAACATTTAAACATCGATACGGCGCTAGATGTCTCCCTTCCGTTTCAAAGTGAAGTGGTCGAAAGGCTTGGCAATGGCACCTATTTATTTGGTCAATCTTGCGGGGTCGACGGTTTTAAAGTCTATTTGCCCGGCGATCAAGCGGTTGCGCATTTTCAATCTCTATCACTGACTTGCGCCTACCAGCACCTACACTTTTTTGATCACTCGGGCCAGCGCCTCGAACTGGATCTACACGCCGAGAATCCAAGCCCGCAACCAGTTCACGTATAA
- a CDS encoding NAD(P)H nitroreductase: protein MDALDLLLHRRSMNQLQAPAPEGQVLENILQAGLRAPDHGHLTPWRFVIAQGDGLNRLSTILSSAAKARGSDEALQLKLKNAPFRAPMVITVIAKVSEHPKVPPLEQYLSAGCAVQAMQMAAVAQGFQGIWRSGEWMFDPQVKAAFSVSGDDEIVGFLYLGTAKVEPVKAQALPLSKFVEYL from the coding sequence ATGGATGCATTGGATTTATTATTACACAGACGCTCGATGAATCAGTTGCAAGCACCGGCGCCAGAGGGGCAAGTGCTTGAGAATATTTTGCAAGCGGGGTTGCGCGCCCCGGATCACGGTCATCTAACGCCTTGGCGTTTTGTGATTGCCCAAGGGGACGGGCTGAACCGATTGTCGACCATTTTGTCGTCGGCAGCAAAGGCAAGAGGCAGCGATGAAGCCTTACAACTCAAGTTAAAAAATGCTCCGTTTCGCGCGCCTATGGTGATCACTGTCATCGCTAAGGTCAGCGAACATCCGAAAGTGCCGCCCCTTGAGCAATATTTGTCGGCGGGCTGTGCGGTGCAAGCGATGCAAATGGCTGCAGTGGCACAGGGTTTTCAAGGCATTTGGCGCTCCGGTGAGTGGATGTTCGACCCTCAGGTAAAAGCGGCGTTTTCAGTCTCAGGTGACGATGAGATCGTGGGTTTCTTATACCTTGGCACGGCCAAAGTCGAACCCGTAAAAGCCCAAGCATTGCCATTGAGCAAGTTTGTTGAGTACTTGTAG